TGATGAAGGAGTACAAGGCCCTCGCCACCGCGTGGCTGCGCAAGCGCGGTGCGTGGCAGATCGTGGACCGCGTCCAGCAGATAGAGGATGTGTCCCAGCTCGCCGACAACTCCGGTTACTCGCCGTTCCTGTCCACGCAGCAGAAGGTGGAGCTCCTGGAGACCGGCGACCCGGTCGCCCGGCTGAAGCTCGCCACGGAGCAGCTCCGCGAGCACCTCGCCGAGCAGGACGTCGCCGAGTCGATCGCCAAGGACGTCCAGGAAGGCGTCGACAAGCAGCAGCGGGAGTTCCTGCTGCGCCGCCAGCTCGAAGCCGTCCGCAAGGAACTGCGCGAGCTGAACGGCGACGGCAGCGAGGACGAGTCCGACGACTACCGCACGCGCGTCGAGGCTGCCGACCTCCCGGAGAAGGTCCGCGAGGCCGCGCTCAAGGAGGTCGAGAAGCTGGAGCGGTCCAGCGACCAGAGCCCGGAGGGCTCCTGGATCCGCACCTGGCTCGACACCGTCCTTGAACTGCCGTGGAACGAGCGCACCGAGGACGCCTACGACATCAGGGGCGCCCAGGAGGTGCTCGACGCCGAGCACGCCGGCCTTCAGGACGTGAAGGAGCGCATCACCGAGTACCTGGCGGTCCGCAAGCGGCGTTCCGACCGGGGCCTCGGCGTGGTCGGCGGGCGCCGCGGAGGTGCCGTGCTCGCGCTGGTCGGCCCGCCCGGCGTCGGCAAGACCTCGCTGGGCGAGTCCGTGGCGCACGCCATGGGCCGCAAGTTCGTCCGCGTCGCGCTCGGCGGAGTCCGGGACGAGGCGGAGATCCGCGGCCACCGGCGCACCTACGTGGGCGCGCTGCCGGGCCGTATCGTCCGCGCCATCAAGGAGGCCGGGTCGATGAACCCGGTGGTCCTGCTGGACGAGGTCGACAAGGTCGGATCCGACTTCCGGGGCGACCCCGCGGCCGCCCTCCTGGAGGTCCTGGACCCGGCGCAGAACCACACGTTCCGGGACCACTACCTGGAGGTCGAGCTGGACCTCAGCGACGTGGTGTTCCTCGCCACGGCGAACGTCCTGGAGGCCATCCCCGAGGCACTGCTCGACCGCATGGAGCTGGTGACGCTCGACGGCTACACGGAGGACGAGAAGGTCGTCATCGCCCGTGACCACCTGCTCCCGCGCCAGCTGGAGCGGGCCGGCCTGAAGACGGACGAGGTGGTGCTGGAGGAGAGCGCGCTGCGCAAGCTCGCCGGCGAGTACACCCGTGAGGCCGGCGTGCGGAACCTGGAGCGCGGCATCGGCCGGCTGCTGCGCAAGGTCGCGGCCCGGCACGAGCTCGACGAGCAGAAGCTGCCGCTGACCGTGACGGACGCCGACCTGCGCGACCTGATCGGCCGCCCGCACCACGTGCCCGAGTCCGCCCAGGACCCGGCCGAGCGCCGCACCGCGGTGCCGGGCGTGGCCACCGGCCTCGCCGTCACCGGCGCGGGTGGCGACGTGCTCTACGTGGAGGCGTCGCTCGCCGACCCGGAGACGGGCGCGGCGGGGCTGACCCTGACCGGACAGCTCGGCGACGTCATGAAGGAGTCCGCGCAGATCGCGCTCTCGTTCCTGCGCTCGCGCGGCGCGGAGCTGGAGTTGCCCGTGGCCGACCTGAAGGAGCGGGGTGTGCACATCCACTTCCCCGCCGGCGCGGTGCCGAAGGACGGCCCGAGCGCGGGCGTCACCATGACGACCGCCCTCGCGTCGCTGCTCAGCGGCCGCCTGGTCCGTACGGATGTGGCGATGACCGGTGAGGTGTCGCTGACCGGACGGGTGCTGCCCATCGGCGGCGTGAAGCAGAAGCTGCTCGCGGCGCACCGGGCGGGCATCACGACGGTCGTGATCCCGAAGCGGAACGAGCCCGACCTGGACGACGTCCCCGCCGAGGTGCTGGAGAAGCTCGACGTGCACACCGTCACGGACGTCCGCCAGGTGCTGGAGCTCGCGCTGTCGCCCGCGATGAGCGACGCGGCGGAGCAGCTGCCACTGGCCGCGTGACGGCCTCGGCCGCCTGACGGCCCGACGGCCCTACGGCACGGGTGGTGCCCGTGGCACACCCGGTGGCCGGTTCCCCTTGGGAGCCGGCCACCGGGCCGCTCCGGAGCGTGATGGCCGCTCAGCCGTTGGCGAGCGCCTTGACGCGGTCCAGCGTGCCGTTGAAGTGGTCGTGGTCGCCGACCGTGGGCCCCGTCGACGTGTACTGCCAGACGGTGTAGGTGCCCCAGCCCGCGGGGAGCGTGCCCACGCTGCTCGCGTAGCGGGCGATCGCCAACGGGTCGCTGGAGCCGAACGCCTTGGAGTTGCCGGTGCAGTCGCTCCACCAGCTCGTCGCGGTGTAGATCACGGCGTACCGGCCGGTGAGCGAGCGGTAGGTGTTGACGAAGTCGCGGATCCAGCTGACCATCCCGGCGTCGCTCAGGCCGTAGCAGGAGGCCCCGTAGGGGTTCCACTCGATGTCCAGCATGCCCGGCAGCGTCCTGCCGTCCTTCGACCAGCCGCCTCCGTGCGCGGCGAAGTACTTCGCCTGCGAGGCGCCGCTGGAGGTGTCGGGCGTGGCGAAGTGGTACGCGCCGCGGATCATGCCGATGTTGTACGAGCCGTTGTACTGCTGCGCGAAGTCCTCGTTCTGGTAGCTGGTGCTCTCGGTGGCCTTCACGTAGGCCCACTTCACACCGCTGTTCCAGAGGGTCCCCCAGTTGACGCTGTTCTGGTGACCGCTGACGTCCACGCCCTCGGTCTGCCCGGCACGCGGCAGCGGCGACGACGGCTGCCGGCCGTCGTGGGCGACGACGCCCATGCCGAGGTAGGCGGTGCCGCGCTCGGGGGCCTCGGCGGTGCGGGGCGCGGCCTGGGCCGTCGTGGGCAGGGCGAGCAGCAGGGTGAGCGCGGCGAGGAGGGTGCCGGACACGGCGAGGGGCGAGCGGCGGGGCGTTCTTGAACTGCGCACGGACATCACGTGCCTCCGAGTGCCTGGGGAACCCGCTGGCCGGGAAGGGTCGACGAGAACCCGGGGTGGGGGAGTCTGAGGGCTTCTTCCGGTGACCGTCAGGGGGCGGGATCGGGGGTGGGGGGATCCGCGGAGGGAGGGCAACGGTGGACGGGCCGCGCCGACGCTTGTCGGTTACCTGGCTTGTCGGTTACATGCCACGTTAGTGACTCTATGCACGTAGACCCCAGGGGGGAAGGGGGGTGGGAGACCATCGTCGGCCCACGCCTGGGCGATACTGGCCGAGCTGCGGCGAAGATCGTGCCTCGTGGGAACTTTGAACGGCTGGAACGCCGATAACCGTTAAAGACACTGAGAACGCCGAAAGATACTGAGATCACCGAGAGCGCCGAGAGCGTTGGGAACAGCGAGAAGCCGAGAAGCCGGGGAGCTGAGCAGCAGGCGAGGCCGAGGCGCCGGGAGCCCCGAGAACCACCGAGATCACCGAGATCACTGAGAACGCCGAGATCACCGAGATCACCGAGATCACCGAGAACGCCGAGATCACCGAGAACGCCGTGAACAGCGAGAAACGCGGAATGCAGGGCATGGGTGCTGACGTGCACAGGAACCGGAACGACGAGCGGCGTGCCGCCGAGGCCGGGGTGTCGGAAGGCGAGATGGACGCGGAATTCCTCGCTCTCGAAAGGGAGCTGACGGTATTCCTGCGCCGGGCCCGCGCCTCCTCGGGCGAGATGGCCCGTGCCGTCCACCCGGACCTGGAGCCCGCTGCGTACGGGCTGCTGGTCTGCCTTGAGGAGGGCGGGCAGCGGGCCACGGACCTCGCCGGCTACATCGGCGTCGGCAAGGCCACCATGAGCCGCCAGCTCCGCGCCCTGGAGGCGCTCGGCTTCGTCGCCCGCGAGCCCGATCCGGACGACGGGCGCGCGTGGCAGATCCACCTCACCGAACGGGGCCGTGACCGCCTGCGCACCGTCCGCAATGCCCGCCGAGCGCTCTACGTGGACCGGCTCGCGGACTGGAACCGCAGCGAGGTGGCTGAGCTGGCGAGGTTGTTGCACCAGCTCAACGAGGCGGCCGGGGCCGAGGAGTAGCGCGCCCCGGGGTGCGGGGTTTGCGGGGTCGCGGTTCGCCGGGCGGTGGGGTTTCACCCGGCGGTGGGCCGGGCCGGTTGAGGGTGCCGCCTTGGGCGGTGGGCGGGCTGCGGGTGTGTTGTGGTTGCTCGCTCCCCCACTGCCTTGAAGGCGTGGGAGGTACCCCCATCCCCGCGCCCCTTGCGGGGTGCAGCCCTGCCGGGTGGTGGGCGGGGCCGGGGTTGCGTGGGTTCGACTCGTGGTCTGCTGCGGGTTCGCCGTGGTTGCTCGCGCAGTTCCTCGCGCCCCTTTCGGGGCGCGGCCGCACCGGAAAGGGGCCGGGGCGGACCCCTTACAGCTCCGCGTAGATCACCGACGCGTCGTCGTGGGTCTTGCTGCGGCGCAGGAAGACGCGGTCGGTGTCGGCTCGTTCCAGGGCGCGTACCCGGTCGACCAGGGCCTGCGGGCCCTCCTTGCGGAGCAGGGCCAGGGAGTCCGCCCAGTCGCCCTCGTGGAACTTCTCCACCCAGCGGGTCGCGCCGTCCGTGAGTGCGGCCACCGCCTGGACCTCCGAGCGCGGCCGGACGCCGGCCACCGCGCGTGAGGCGACCTCCGGGTCGGCGGCCGCGGTGAAGAAGCCGCCCTCCTTGTTGCGCAACGTGGCATCGGTGACGGTCTCCGTGGCGAGCGCGCGGCGCGGGAGGCGGTGCAGGCGGTCGTCCAGCACCGGGACCACCCCGCCGTCCGCCTCCACGACCAGCAACACCGAGTCGGACAGCACGAGATGCTCGACCTGGTCGTCGTCCCAGCGGGCCAGGACGACGGTTGCCTGAGGGGTGCGCGGGTGAGAAAGGTCACAGGTGGTGCGGTGGGCATCCGCGGTGCGCAGGATTGCCGCGGAGAGCACCTCGCGCAGGGCCATGTCACGGTGTGAAACGGACAGTTCACCCAGCGCTCCGCCGAGCCTGGCGGTGAACCAATGGACGGAATGCAGACAACCGTCGTCGCCCTGCGGCGGGGTGACACCGTCCAGCAGCACCAGCACTCCGCCCCTTCCGGAGGCCGGAAGTGCAACCGATGCATAGTCCTCGTTGGGTCGTGCGGGGTCGCCCGGGACGGTGGCGAGTTCGATGCGCATTCGGCCAGTCTGCACGAGGTGCCCGCAATGGGCCGCGCGGGCGCCGCGGGACGCCGTAACGTGGTCTGTACCTGCAGGTCAGCCGCCGGGTTTGGGGTGGATTGATCAAGGTCGGCGAGGCGTGGCGGGGCATCTTGCCAAAGCGTGTGGCCCACGTCCAACCGACACACTGAACACGCCCCCTGTTCAATGACTTTGGAACTTGCCGCTGGCCCTGCACCGATGTTCACTCCTTTGAGTGGCGGGTAGGGCGATGTGCGTCCGCGTCTCACGGGCACTGGGATGGTCGGGAGCCGAACCCGGAGACGCTCGTGTTGACGGATCGTCACCCGGGTCCATGGGCAGACGGATCAAGATTGCGAGCACCGGTGCAGATGAATCGGCCGCGGCGCGAGGGCAGGCAGCAGACGGTCTCGGAGGAGACCACGCGCGGCCTGGCACCGAGCGGCCCCTCCGGAACAGCCGGCGGGGGCGGGGACGTCAGGGGCGGCACGGGTGTCGTGGAGGGCACGGGTGCCGTGGACCACGCGGGCGGTGCGGGTGCTCCCGCCGGGATGATCCCGCGGCCGCAGGGCGGGTACGTCCCCTATGCGGATGGCACCACCCATGCGGACGCCACCACCCATGCCGATGCCACCACCGGTCCGTCCGCGGAAGCCACGGGTGCGGCGGTCGCCGGAGGTACGAGCCTGGCCGAGCAGGCCCACGGCTCACCGAACCGCACGCCGAACCCCGCCGTGCGCGGCGCGCGCCAGGCGGTACGTGCCCAGGGCGCCGCGCAGGCCACCGCCACGGTCCCGCCTTCCGCCCCCGGCACGGCGTCCCCGGTCTCCGCCCCCGGCACGGCGTCCCCCGCCGGCGCGGCCCCGGCCCCCGCGACCGTCGAGCCGGACACGACTTCCGCCACCGCGCCCCCCGCCACCGCCGAACCCGCTCCCGGCGCGCCGACCCCGCCGGCCACCGGCACCGCCGCCGGCAAGCCGACCCCCCCTGCCGGCAAGGGCCGCCGCAGCCGGGTGCGCAGCCGGCTCATCGTCGCCGTCGCCGTGGTGGCCGCCACGACCGCCGCGGCGAGCGCCCCCGCGCTCGTGGCCGCCTGCGCGAACGTGAGCGACTCGCAGGCCCTCGTGAGCGACGCGGAGCGGACCCGGCAGGCGCTCAGCCTGGCCCACTCCCTCGCCGACGAGCGCGACGAGGCCACCGCCTACGTCGCCGCAGGCCGGCCCGAGGACGGGGCGCCCTCCGCCGAGGACCGCGCAGCCGTCGACCGCGGTATCGCCGAACTCCGCACCGACGCGACGGCCGGCCTCCGCCACGACCTCGGCCGGATCGCGGACGCCCGCAAGGCGGCGCTCACCGGCAAGAGCAGCGCCCTGCACACCCACGAGGCGTACGCCGCCGTCATCCTGAGCCTGCACCGGCTCGCCGAGGACCTGGCGGACCGCACCCCGCCCCGTGCCGGCACCGGCGCGCACGCCCTCGCCGACCTGGACCGCGCGGTCGAGCAGGCCGAGGCCACCCGCGGCCTGCTGCTCGCCGCGCTCGCCGTGCCCGGCGGGACCACCACCGTCATCGACCCGATCACCGGGCTGCCCCAGACGGTGCCCGACGAGTCGTCCTCCGCGTCCGCGCACCGCGCCGAGCTCAGCGCCGCCGCACAGCAGGCACGGCTGCGGGAGCAGTCCGCGTTCGCCGACTTCCGCGACGGCGCGCCCGCCGCCTACCGGACCGCGTACGACTCCACCGTCTCGGGCCCCGACGTGAGCACCGCGGAGAGCGACCTCGCCCGGCTCACCGACCAGCCCACGCTGTCCGCGGACGACCTCGACACCGACTCCGGGAAGCTGGGGAACGCCCTCACCTCGCGCATCGACATGATGCGCGGCGCCGAGGCGTCGCTGAACACGACCCGCGCCAAGGAACTCGCCGCGCTCCGCGACGACGACGTCACCGCGCTGGAGATCCGGGCGGCGCTGGCAGGTGCCTGCCTGCTGGCCGCCGTCGGCGTCACCATGGCCATGGCCAGGGGCCTGACCCGGCCGCTCGCCGTGCTGCGCATCGGCTCGGCCCGGCTCGCCACGGCTCCGGAGGCCGAGGAGCCGATCCGCTTCACCGGCCGCAACGACGAGTTCGCGCAGGTCGTACGGTCCGTCAACGCCCTGCACGCGCACGCCCTCGACCTGCACCGGCGGGTGCGCGGCGGCGCCGGCGCGAACGGCGCGCCGGCCGCCGCGGGTACGGCGCCCGAGGCGCGGCTCATATCCGGTTCCGGGGACCCCACGGCAGACGGCATCCGGGCAGGCGGCATCCGGGCGGACGGCATCCGGGCGGACGGCACCGCCGCGGGCCGCGCCGCCGTACGCAGCGCCCTGGACGCCGCCGCTGCCGGTCTCGACCAGGCCCGCCGGGCCCCGGGTGCCGGCCAGAGCACCTTCGTCCACCTCGCCCTGCGCACCCTCGGCCTCGTCGAGCGGCAACTCGCCGTCATCGAGAAGCTGGAGGAGCAGGAGGACGACCCCGACCGGCTCGCCACGCTCTTCCGGCTCGACCACTTCGCCACCCTGATGCGGCGGCACAGCGAGAACCTCCTGGTACTCGCCGGTGCCGACCACGGCCACCAGCACCACGAGCCCGTGCCGCTGGTCGACGTCGTACGCGCCGCGGTCAGCGAGACCGAGCGCTACGAGCGCATACGCATCGCCTCGCTCCCGGCGCACGCGCACGTCGTCGGGTTCGCCGCGGACGACCTCAGCCATCTGCTCGCCGAGCTGATGGAGAACGCCACGGCGTGCTCCCCTCCGGACGCCCCCGTCGAGCTCTCGGGGTGGCTGCTGGAGAGCGGGGACATGATGCTCTCCGTCGTCGACGAGGGCATCGGCATGTCACCCGAGCGGCTCGACGAGACCAACGCCCGGCTGGCCCGGCCGGAGGCGGACGACGGGG
The nucleotide sequence above comes from Streptomyces sp. TS71-3. Encoded proteins:
- the lon gene encoding endopeptidase La; translated protein: MAAESAGAATLLALPVLPLDDEVVLPGMVVPLDLNDNEVRAAVEAAQAAARSEPGKPKVLLVPRVDGEYAGTGVLGTVEQVGRLADGDPGALIRGRARVKIGAGTTGPGAALWVEGTRVDDAAPDPLPGGVTELMKEYKALATAWLRKRGAWQIVDRVQQIEDVSQLADNSGYSPFLSTQQKVELLETGDPVARLKLATEQLREHLAEQDVAESIAKDVQEGVDKQQREFLLRRQLEAVRKELRELNGDGSEDESDDYRTRVEAADLPEKVREAALKEVEKLERSSDQSPEGSWIRTWLDTVLELPWNERTEDAYDIRGAQEVLDAEHAGLQDVKERITEYLAVRKRRSDRGLGVVGGRRGGAVLALVGPPGVGKTSLGESVAHAMGRKFVRVALGGVRDEAEIRGHRRTYVGALPGRIVRAIKEAGSMNPVVLLDEVDKVGSDFRGDPAAALLEVLDPAQNHTFRDHYLEVELDLSDVVFLATANVLEAIPEALLDRMELVTLDGYTEDEKVVIARDHLLPRQLERAGLKTDEVVLEESALRKLAGEYTREAGVRNLERGIGRLLRKVAARHELDEQKLPLTVTDADLRDLIGRPHHVPESAQDPAERRTAVPGVATGLAVTGAGGDVLYVEASLADPETGAAGLTLTGQLGDVMKESAQIALSFLRSRGAELELPVADLKERGVHIHFPAGAVPKDGPSAGVTMTTALASLLSGRLVRTDVAMTGEVSLTGRVLPIGGVKQKLLAAHRAGITTVVIPKRNEPDLDDVPAEVLEKLDVHTVTDVRQVLELALSPAMSDAAEQLPLAA
- a CDS encoding lysozyme; protein product: MSVRSSRTPRRSPLAVSGTLLAALTLLLALPTTAQAAPRTAEAPERGTAYLGMGVVAHDGRQPSSPLPRAGQTEGVDVSGHQNSVNWGTLWNSGVKWAYVKATESTSYQNEDFAQQYNGSYNIGMIRGAYHFATPDTSSGASQAKYFAAHGGGWSKDGRTLPGMLDIEWNPYGASCYGLSDAGMVSWIRDFVNTYRSLTGRYAVIYTATSWWSDCTGNSKAFGSSDPLAIARYASSVGTLPAGWGTYTVWQYTSTGPTVGDHDHFNGTLDRVKALANG
- a CDS encoding MarR family winged helix-turn-helix transcriptional regulator, producing the protein MDAEFLALERELTVFLRRARASSGEMARAVHPDLEPAAYGLLVCLEEGGQRATDLAGYIGVGKATMSRQLRALEALGFVAREPDPDDGRAWQIHLTERGRDRLRTVRNARRALYVDRLADWNRSEVAELARLLHQLNEAAGAEE
- a CDS encoding protein phosphatase 2C domain-containing protein; translated protein: MRIELATVPGDPARPNEDYASVALPASGRGGVLVLLDGVTPPQGDDGCLHSVHWFTARLGGALGELSVSHRDMALREVLSAAILRTADAHRTTCDLSHPRTPQATVVLARWDDDQVEHLVLSDSVLLVVEADGGVVPVLDDRLHRLPRRALATETVTDATLRNKEGGFFTAAADPEVASRAVAGVRPRSEVQAVAALTDGATRWVEKFHEGDWADSLALLRKEGPQALVDRVRALERADTDRVFLRRSKTHDDASVIYAEL
- a CDS encoding nitrate- and nitrite sensing domain-containing protein; this translates as MNRPRREGRQQTVSEETTRGLAPSGPSGTAGGGGDVRGGTGVVEGTGAVDHAGGAGAPAGMIPRPQGGYVPYADGTTHADATTHADATTGPSAEATGAAVAGGTSLAEQAHGSPNRTPNPAVRGARQAVRAQGAAQATATVPPSAPGTASPVSAPGTASPAGAAPAPATVEPDTTSATAPPATAEPAPGAPTPPATGTAAGKPTPPAGKGRRSRVRSRLIVAVAVVAATTAAASAPALVAACANVSDSQALVSDAERTRQALSLAHSLADERDEATAYVAAGRPEDGAPSAEDRAAVDRGIAELRTDATAGLRHDLGRIADARKAALTGKSSALHTHEAYAAVILSLHRLAEDLADRTPPRAGTGAHALADLDRAVEQAEATRGLLLAALAVPGGTTTVIDPITGLPQTVPDESSSASAHRAELSAAAQQARLREQSAFADFRDGAPAAYRTAYDSTVSGPDVSTAESDLARLTDQPTLSADDLDTDSGKLGNALTSRIDMMRGAEASLNTTRAKELAALRDDDVTALEIRAALAGACLLAAVGVTMAMARGLTRPLAVLRIGSARLATAPEAEEPIRFTGRNDEFAQVVRSVNALHAHALDLHRRVRGGAGANGAPAAAGTAPEARLISGSGDPTADGIRAGGIRADGIRADGTAAGRAAVRSALDAAAAGLDQARRAPGAGQSTFVHLALRTLGLVERQLAVIEKLEEQEDDPDRLATLFRLDHFATLMRRHSENLLVLAGADHGHQHHEPVPLVDVVRAAVSETERYERIRIASLPAHAHVVGFAADDLSHLLAELMENATACSPPDAPVELSGWLLESGDMMLSVVDEGIGMSPERLDETNARLARPEADDGAGPDAFGAPASAGTNGPSANGPSANGPSVNGTSAHGLSANGTAADGTAADEASGSGLGLYVVARLAARHGVRVRLRDQKRGGIAAVVVLPAQMLAEAGTSVAGPPREVRLLGGGPAVRLPGASAEVNSNVLPGRGSGGDPGADPLIAAAEAALRAAPDSGGHAQAPAPAEAHAPAGVHFPAGPPTPASRPAPAQEPAPNPYAIGPDTHERTRDAGQDRPATLPGGPTRDSGAWERVTDKGLPKRTPRVSSARGVPAPRTGAVDAGELRRRLGAFQQGARNGLRDAEAELAAGHDGQHDRQGQHDQQGQHGQQGQQRGTARGTGQHQHHTSARAAQPPAEVKGDTVEEASS